One Desulfonatronum thiodismutans DNA segment encodes these proteins:
- a CDS encoding FAD-dependent oxidoreductase, with protein sequence MPQHIVIIGAVALGSKAAARFKRLEPESRVTLVDRDKRIAYSGCGIPFYVSGEVSDVPELQSTSFHVLRDAEYFRKSKGVEVRTETEAVAIDRAAKTVTLTHLPSGRSEILAYDQLVLATGSKPVIPPIPGRELAGVHTVHNLESAESIRSLIASGNVKQAVVVGAGFIGLEMAVALVDLWGVETTVIELREQILPGVIGGNLSLTALRHMRDKGVRFQLGDQVLSLEGDGQGRVARVRTKHGEIPADLVIVAVGVRPNTELARVAGLAVSERGGITVDEYLRTSDPHIYAGGDCVELHHLLTGSKTFLPMGSLANRQGRVIGDNLAGGESRFLGVVGSWCVKLFDLAAAGTGLTLQAARSAGFNPLSVHVSQLDRAHFHPDRGVMSLDLIVERETGRVLGMQGTADRGDALVGKVNVIAGLLPSGLKVEALTSLEAAYSPPFSAALDILNVLGNAAENILAGRNRTIQVDAFAALWEQRENGTYFFLDCRERSDAKEETGANPEHWINIPQGELVDNMNKLPRDKSILVICGTGARSYEALITLLHNGFQDVISLEGGMSAVSATGLGVS encoded by the coding sequence ATGCCGCAACACATTGTCATCATCGGGGCCGTGGCTCTGGGCTCCAAAGCCGCCGCCCGCTTCAAGCGCCTGGAGCCGGAAAGCCGAGTCACCCTCGTGGATCGAGACAAACGCATCGCTTACAGCGGCTGCGGCATTCCCTTCTATGTTTCCGGCGAGGTCAGCGATGTCCCGGAACTGCAAAGCACGTCCTTTCACGTCCTCCGCGACGCTGAGTATTTCCGGAAAAGCAAAGGCGTGGAAGTGCGCACCGAAACCGAGGCCGTGGCCATAGACCGCGCCGCCAAGACCGTGACCCTTACCCACCTGCCCTCGGGACGCTCCGAGATTCTGGCCTACGATCAGCTGGTGTTGGCCACGGGCAGCAAACCAGTGATTCCGCCCATCCCGGGAAGAGAACTGGCCGGCGTACATACCGTGCATAATCTGGAATCCGCCGAAAGCATCCGATCCCTCATTGCCAGCGGAAACGTGAAACAGGCCGTGGTGGTGGGCGCGGGATTCATCGGCCTGGAAATGGCCGTGGCCCTGGTAGATCTCTGGGGGGTGGAAACCACGGTCATCGAACTTCGGGAACAAATTCTGCCCGGCGTGATCGGAGGCAATCTTTCCCTTACCGCCCTACGACACATGCGGGACAAGGGTGTGCGGTTCCAGTTGGGCGATCAGGTGCTCAGCCTGGAGGGTGACGGCCAGGGACGTGTAGCCCGGGTGCGCACCAAACACGGCGAAATCCCCGCGGACCTGGTCATCGTTGCCGTGGGCGTCCGGCCCAACACGGAACTGGCCCGGGTCGCGGGCCTGGCTGTCTCTGAGCGCGGCGGAATCACGGTGGACGAGTACCTGCGGACTTCCGATCCCCACATCTATGCCGGAGGAGACTGCGTGGAACTGCACCACCTGCTGACCGGCTCCAAAACCTTCCTGCCCATGGGCTCCCTGGCCAATCGCCAAGGCCGGGTGATCGGCGACAACCTGGCTGGCGGCGAAAGCCGGTTTTTAGGCGTGGTGGGCTCGTGGTGCGTTAAACTGTTCGATCTTGCCGCGGCGGGAACCGGCCTGACGTTGCAAGCCGCTCGGTCCGCCGGTTTCAACCCCCTGAGCGTCCACGTCAGTCAACTGGACCGGGCTCACTTCCACCCGGACAGGGGCGTGATGAGCCTGGACCTGATCGTGGAGCGCGAAACCGGTCGTGTTCTCGGGATGCAGGGTACCGCGGACCGTGGCGACGCCCTGGTGGGCAAGGTGAACGTGATCGCCGGGCTGTTGCCCTCGGGCCTGAAGGTGGAGGCGTTGACCAGCCTGGAAGCCGCCTACTCCCCGCCCTTTTCCGCGGCGTTGGACATTTTGAACGTACTGGGCAACGCGGCGGAGAACATCCTCGCGGGACGCAACCGGACCATTCAGGTGGATGCATTCGCCGCCCTCTGGGAACAGCGGGAGAACGGCACGTACTTCTTCCTGGATTGCCGCGAACGAAGCGACGCCAAGGAAGAAACCGGGGCCAATCCGGAGCACTGGATCAACATCCCCCAAGGCGAATTGGTCGACAACATGAACAAACTGCCTCGAGACAAGAGCATCCTTGTCATCTGCGGCACCGGGGCACGCTCCTACGAAGCGCTGATAACCCTGCTTCACAATGGATTTCAGGACGTGATCAGCCTGGAAGGCGGCATGAGCGCCGTCAGCGCTACGGGCCTCGGTGTATCCTGA
- a CDS encoding universal stress protein, which produces MFKLVLLALTDKGDGTSAFRLAAAVAVRHKSGFMVQHVSTPQEREKSCVLQLSNERELSTRRVEVEAFCRANMPEGLTADVVLSSGFVHVETLKTIRLMEPDLVVLGDQGDAEHCRRELSASTTDTALLIAREAACPVLTVPSGMSAALSRSFPGTFQRIVAATDLQEGTEDVLTMAGRVLKADAGALAVFHALPLAGTALEGTALNQALSQARSRLGYLGRDLGRDLSLSTEATYVVREGDPSVEILKYARDSEADLIVLTPDCYAGTREPSEKEPCVSSQVLAGARCPVMLVGPDAPARRFQKPRQPERKT; this is translated from the coding sequence ATGTTCAAGCTGGTACTCCTGGCCCTGACGGACAAGGGCGACGGCACGTCCGCCTTCCGCTTGGCGGCGGCGGTAGCGGTTCGACACAAGTCGGGATTTATGGTCCAGCATGTCAGCACCCCCCAGGAGCGGGAGAAAAGTTGCGTACTGCAACTTTCCAACGAACGGGAACTCTCGACCCGGCGGGTCGAGGTCGAAGCATTCTGCCGGGCGAACATGCCCGAAGGATTGACGGCGGACGTGGTGCTCAGTTCCGGATTTGTCCACGTCGAGACGCTCAAGACCATCCGCCTCATGGAGCCTGACCTCGTGGTTCTCGGCGACCAAGGCGACGCCGAGCACTGTCGGCGTGAGCTTTCCGCCTCGACCACGGATACCGCCTTGCTCATCGCCCGGGAAGCCGCCTGTCCGGTTCTCACCGTTCCGTCAGGAATGTCAGCGGCTTTGAGCCGATCTTTTCCGGGAACATTCCAGCGCATCGTCGCTGCCACCGACCTCCAGGAAGGCACGGAGGACGTCCTGACCATGGCGGGGCGGGTCCTTAAGGCGGACGCAGGAGCCCTGGCCGTGTTTCATGCCCTGCCGCTGGCAGGCACCGCCCTCGAAGGCACCGCGCTGAACCAAGCGCTGAGCCAAGCAAGGAGCCGTTTGGGCTATCTGGGCCGCGACCTGGGCCGCGACCTGAGTCTGTCCACCGAAGCCACATATGTCGTCCGCGAAGGTGATCCGTCCGTGGAAATCCTGAAATACGCCCGGGACAGCGAGGCCGACCTGATCGTCCTGACTCCGGACTGTTATGCTGGAACACGGGAGCCTTCGGAAAAGGAACCTTGTGTCTCATCTCAAGTCCTCGCAGGGGCCCGCTGCCCGGTGATGCTCGTCGGTCCGGACGCACCGGCCCGTCGCTTTCAAAAACCACGTCAGCCAGAGAGGAAGACGTAA
- a CDS encoding sigma-54 interaction domain-containing protein, with protein MHFLHDISCEHIMDSLADGVFTVDKDWNITFFNRAACAITGVLKDEALGRKCWEVFRSSICDGACALKASLEAGESRANRSLYFVRSDGTRVPISINAAPLRDRRGKIVGGVETFRDLSALRQIQKKLDGLYRVEDIISRSPVFQRTLSILPQIATSGSTVLLLGESGTGKELVARAIHNLSGRNGKPFVAVNCGALPEQLLESELFGHKAGAFTDAKRDKPGRFQAADGGTLFLDEIGDMPLALQVKILRVLQEKVVEPLGAVRGVPVNVRIVAATNKDLEDMVARQEFRGDLYYRLNVVRLVLPPLRERPEDVPLLVQHVVKRQNVLTGKDIQGVTEEVMRLLVRHPFPGNVRELENIIEYAFILCPGGLIKLEHLPDGLCPDTPATPSMALRGTMDEIKRQAAAQALARNNGRVMAACRELEVSKDTLRRLLR; from the coding sequence ATGCATTTTTTACACGACATATCCTGTGAACATATCATGGACAGCTTGGCCGACGGGGTGTTCACCGTGGACAAGGACTGGAACATCACCTTTTTCAACCGGGCGGCCTGCGCCATCACCGGCGTGTTGAAGGACGAGGCCTTGGGGCGAAAGTGCTGGGAAGTCTTTCGATCCAGCATTTGTGACGGGGCCTGTGCCTTGAAGGCCTCTCTGGAGGCCGGGGAAAGCCGCGCCAACCGGTCGCTGTATTTCGTGCGCAGCGATGGAACCAGGGTGCCCATCAGCATCAACGCCGCTCCGTTGCGGGACCGGCGGGGCAAGATTGTGGGCGGAGTGGAGACGTTTCGTGATCTTTCGGCCTTGCGTCAGATTCAAAAAAAACTGGATGGATTGTATCGGGTGGAAGACATCATCAGCAGAAGCCCGGTGTTTCAGCGGACCTTGAGCATCCTGCCCCAGATCGCGACCAGCGGTTCCACGGTGCTGCTGCTGGGCGAGTCGGGCACGGGAAAGGAACTGGTGGCCCGGGCGATCCACAATCTGAGTGGTCGCAACGGCAAGCCCTTCGTGGCCGTCAATTGCGGAGCCCTGCCGGAGCAACTGCTGGAAAGCGAGTTGTTCGGTCATAAGGCCGGGGCTTTTACGGACGCCAAGCGAGACAAGCCTGGCCGATTCCAGGCCGCGGACGGCGGGACCTTGTTTCTCGACGAAATCGGGGACATGCCCCTGGCCCTGCAGGTCAAGATTCTGCGCGTCTTGCAGGAAAAGGTGGTCGAGCCCCTGGGCGCGGTGCGCGGCGTGCCGGTGAACGTCCGGATCGTTGCGGCCACCAACAAGGATTTGGAGGATATGGTCGCCCGCCAGGAGTTCCGGGGAGATCTCTATTACCGTTTGAACGTGGTCCGTCTGGTCCTGCCGCCCTTGCGGGAGCGACCGGAGGACGTCCCGCTACTGGTCCAGCATGTGGTCAAGCGCCAGAACGTTTTGACCGGCAAGGACATTCAAGGGGTGACGGAAGAAGTAATGCGCCTGCTGGTGCGTCACCCATTCCCGGGCAACGTCCGGGAATTGGAAAACATCATTGAATACGCGTTCATCCTTTGTCCTGGAGGATTGATCAAGCTGGAACATCTGCCTGATGGCCTGTGCCCCGATACTCCGGCCACACCGTCCATGGCCTTGCGCGGCACCATGGATGAAATCAAGCGACAGGCCGCGGCCCAGGCTCTGGCCCGCAACAATGGCCGGGTCATGGCCGCTTGCCGCGAACTGGAGGTGTCCAAGGACACTCTGCGGCGGTTGTTGCGTTAG
- a CDS encoding NifB/NifX family molybdenum-iron cluster-binding protein: MRVCLACYGNRIATLLDTATSLHLYHEQPDGTMRDTPEQMLPGPSHGPEIHVLPSTVRDLGMLGFARTLVQSDVHWLLCGGLACPDREILIYAGLRVEPWIGGRADEVAQAWFAGRVLSYKMPGLGKRNCAVGRGWRRTTKGVRKMQMKRIAVSSEGPLLDDMVDPRFGRAAGFVVVDQVGNASSYIDNGASQVMAQGAGIQAAQNLANAGVEVVISGFVGPKAFQALSAAGIQIIQNVEGVTVGQAVERFKRGELTVADAPNSQAHGGTGRGRGQGSGQGRGQGARR; this comes from the coding sequence ATGCGAGTGTGTTTGGCCTGCTACGGAAACCGTATCGCAACACTGCTGGATACGGCCACATCGCTTCACCTCTATCATGAACAGCCCGACGGGACGATGCGTGACACTCCGGAGCAGATGCTTCCGGGGCCGAGTCATGGGCCGGAAATACACGTGTTGCCGAGTACAGTGCGGGATCTGGGCATGTTGGGTTTTGCGCGGACCCTGGTGCAGTCGGATGTCCACTGGTTGCTCTGCGGCGGATTGGCCTGTCCGGACAGGGAAATATTGATTTACGCCGGGCTACGGGTGGAGCCCTGGATTGGCGGCAGGGCGGATGAAGTGGCGCAAGCCTGGTTTGCGGGTCGCGTTCTGTCCTACAAAATGCCCGGTCTTGGAAAACGTAACTGCGCGGTAGGGCGAGGATGGCGACGGACAACAAAAGGAGTTCGAAAAATGCAGATGAAACGTATTGCGGTTTCCAGTGAAGGCCCTCTTCTGGATGACATGGTGGATCCACGGTTCGGCAGGGCGGCGGGCTTCGTCGTCGTGGATCAAGTCGGAAACGCCTCAAGCTACATTGACAATGGCGCGTCCCAGGTCATGGCCCAAGGCGCGGGGATCCAGGCGGCGCAAAACCTTGCAAACGCCGGGGTGGAAGTGGTGATCAGCGGGTTTGTCGGGCCCAAGGCCTTTCAAGCTCTGTCCGCCGCGGGAATCCAGATCATCCAAAATGTCGAGGGCGTGACCGTGGGGCAGGCCGTGGAACGGTTCAAGCGCGGCGAACTGACCGTGGCTGATGCGCCCAACTCCCAGGCGCATGGTGGAACAGGTCGAGGACGTGGGCAAGGGAGCGGCCAAGGACGCGGGCAAGGAGCGCGGCGGTGA
- a CDS encoding ATP-binding protein — protein MIFAVASGKGGTGKTTVTASLAAIWEEPLTLVDLDVEEPNLHLFLKPEVMRETAAMLEVPVHDSDKCTLCGECSRFCQYKALAIMGKTMLFYPEMCHGCGGCLKICPEGALSPGGRELGRIAEGQTEFGRFFMGRLRVGEAMSPPLMQQVKQRVMEQASHGGMPNDVLGDVLIDAPPGVSCPAMHAVMDADAILLVTEPTPFGLYDFRLAVEAFYGLNKPMGAVINRVGIGDQGVDDYCRAVGIPIWAHIPNSILAAKAYSRGEIVARELPELRGIFQELKERMRAAVTVSREVERA, from the coding sequence GTGATCTTCGCCGTTGCCAGCGGCAAGGGGGGGACGGGGAAAACCACGGTCACCGCCTCCCTGGCCGCCATTTGGGAGGAACCGTTGACTCTCGTGGACCTGGATGTGGAAGAGCCCAATCTGCATCTGTTCCTGAAGCCCGAGGTGATGCGGGAGACAGCGGCCATGCTGGAGGTTCCGGTCCACGATTCGGACAAGTGCACCCTGTGCGGGGAGTGCTCCAGGTTTTGCCAGTACAAGGCCTTGGCAATCATGGGCAAAACCATGTTGTTCTATCCGGAAATGTGCCACGGTTGCGGCGGGTGTCTGAAAATTTGTCCCGAGGGGGCTCTCAGCCCGGGCGGACGGGAGCTGGGCCGGATCGCCGAGGGCCAAACGGAGTTCGGACGTTTTTTCATGGGCCGGTTGCGGGTTGGAGAAGCCATGAGTCCGCCGCTGATGCAGCAGGTCAAGCAGCGGGTAATGGAGCAAGCGAGTCATGGTGGGATGCCGAATGACGTGCTGGGAGATGTGCTGATTGACGCCCCTCCCGGGGTGAGTTGCCCGGCGATGCATGCCGTGATGGATGCGGACGCAATCCTTCTGGTCACCGAGCCCACGCCATTTGGCCTGTATGATTTTCGTCTGGCCGTGGAGGCCTTTTACGGGTTGAACAAACCCATGGGCGCGGTGATCAACCGGGTCGGCATCGGGGACCAAGGCGTGGACGATTACTGTCGGGCCGTCGGCATTCCGATCTGGGCCCACATTCCCAATAGTATCCTCGCGGCCAAAGCTTACTCGCGGGGGGAGATCGTCGCCAGAGAGCTGCCGGAGCTGAGAGGGATTTTTCAGGAGTTGAAAGAGCGGATGCGGGCCGCCGTCACCGTGTCCCGGGAGGTGGAACGTGCGTGA
- a CDS encoding ATP-binding protein, with protein MREIVVISGKGGTGKTSITAAFAHLADNAMVCDLDVDAPDLHMLLAPVVEEEHAFRSGHEAVIDQERCTKCGVCAELCRFGAVREDQGKYVVDSLRCEGCKVCVHFCPDQAVDFVEKHCGQWFSSAMRFGPMIHAQLFPGEENSGRLVALLKKEARQRAKKQGLSMILCDGTPGIGCPVISSLSGANLAVVITEPTPSGRHDLERVADLCLHFRIPVAVIVNKFDLNPDNSREIGVYCREQGHGLLGMLPYDEQMTKAMILGKCITEMPASHFGDELRGIWEKIVACPVGPLRLT; from the coding sequence GTGCGTGAGATCGTGGTGATCAGCGGCAAGGGCGGCACGGGCAAGACCAGTATCACGGCAGCTTTCGCGCATTTGGCTGACAACGCCATGGTCTGCGACCTGGACGTGGATGCGCCGGATCTGCACATGCTGTTGGCTCCGGTTGTCGAGGAAGAGCATGCATTTCGCTCCGGGCACGAAGCGGTGATCGATCAAGAGCGATGCACGAAATGCGGTGTGTGCGCGGAACTCTGCCGCTTCGGGGCCGTACGCGAAGACCAGGGGAAGTATGTCGTCGACTCCCTACGATGCGAGGGCTGCAAGGTTTGCGTCCATTTTTGTCCGGATCAGGCCGTGGATTTCGTGGAAAAGCATTGTGGGCAGTGGTTTTCCTCTGCCATGCGTTTCGGGCCGATGATCCATGCACAGTTGTTTCCAGGTGAAGAAAACTCCGGACGGCTCGTGGCCCTGCTCAAGAAGGAAGCCCGCCAACGAGCGAAGAAGCAAGGACTGTCCATGATTCTGTGCGACGGGACGCCGGGAATCGGGTGTCCGGTCATCAGCTCGCTTTCCGGGGCGAACCTGGCGGTGGTGATCACCGAGCCGACCCCGTCCGGACGTCACGACCTGGAGCGAGTGGCCGACCTGTGCCTCCATTTCCGCATCCCCGTGGCCGTGATTGTGAACAAGTTTGACCTGAACCCTGATAACAGCCGGGAGATCGGGGTGTACTGCCGTGAGCAGGGGCATGGCCTGCTGGGCATGCTGCCCTACGATGAGCAGATGACCAAGGCCATGATTCTGGGCAAGTGCATCACGGAAATGCCGGCCTCTCACTTTGGCGACGAATTGCGCGGGATATGGGAGAAGATTGTCGCCTGTCCCGTTGGTCCGTTGCGTCTCACTTAA
- a CDS encoding NifB/NifX family molybdenum-iron cluster-binding protein: MDTLIIAVPSETPGGLDAAVGMHFGHCDLYTIVEAKNGEIVDVRTLPNVPHQQGGCMAPVNHLAGNGVKVLIAGGMGLRPLMGFQQAGVRVVHGAGLPSVGHAVQAFLTDSLPTFSTENTCGGGAQH; encoded by the coding sequence ATGGACACGTTGATTATCGCCGTCCCGTCCGAGACCCCCGGCGGTCTGGATGCCGCCGTCGGGATGCATTTCGGTCATTGCGATCTGTACACCATCGTGGAAGCCAAAAACGGGGAGATCGTGGACGTGCGAACACTGCCCAACGTTCCCCACCAGCAAGGCGGGTGCATGGCTCCGGTCAATCACCTGGCCGGCAACGGCGTCAAGGTACTCATAGCCGGGGGCATGGGGTTGCGGCCGTTGATGGGGTTTCAGCAGGCTGGAGTAAGGGTCGTGCATGGTGCGGGCTTGCCTTCCGTGGGTCACGCGGTGCAAGCCTTCCTGACGGATTCCCTGCCGACCTTCAGCACCGAGAATACCTGCGGCGGCGGAGCCCAGCATTAG
- a CDS encoding response regulator — MQILIATNRSEDIFARFCDALRQELRNVELLFTNNWTNVLAAVKVMPPGFLILDQGLPEGGPLELTRKLLTVNAAVNCIVVTELDEESFHEAGEGLGIFAPLSVDPSFADGEALARSIKKFMGGGVGVAAPS, encoded by the coding sequence ATGCAGATATTGATAGCCACCAATCGTTCAGAGGATATATTCGCTCGTTTTTGCGACGCGTTACGACAAGAATTGCGAAATGTGGAATTATTGTTCACCAACAACTGGACCAATGTCCTGGCCGCGGTGAAGGTCATGCCCCCGGGGTTCCTGATCCTGGACCAGGGCCTGCCCGAAGGCGGGCCTTTGGAATTGACGCGAAAATTGCTGACCGTGAACGCGGCGGTGAACTGCATCGTGGTCACCGAGCTGGACGAGGAATCCTTTCACGAGGCTGGAGAAGGCCTGGGCATTTTCGCTCCATTGTCCGTGGACCCGAGCTTTGCGGACGGAGAGGCCTTGGCTCGAAGTATAAAAAAGTTCATGGGAGGCGGCGTGGGCGTAGCTGCCCCTTCATGA
- a CDS encoding Mrp/NBP35 family ATP-binding protein yields the protein MSDHECGTCSDKDCAGQSEEEKALQANLARIKNKIVVLSGKGGVGKSTVAVNLAQALAMAGMKTGLLDVDVHGPSIPRLLSLSGKHPHIDAGRLEPINAGPNLWVMSLGFLLPSNREPVIWRGPVKMGMIKQFLRDVTWGDLDFLVVDCPPGTGDEPLSVLQLLGPSAKALIVTTPQGVAVDDVRRSVTFCAEVGNPVLGIVENMSGHVCGHCGHLDDIFGSGGGLALAEEMGVPFLGRIPLDPEVVRSGDEGFAFLRIHQEGPTAQALHHIIKPILAISTGQLA from the coding sequence ATGAGCGACCATGAATGCGGGACGTGTTCGGACAAGGATTGCGCCGGGCAGAGCGAGGAAGAAAAGGCTCTCCAGGCCAATCTTGCCCGGATCAAAAACAAGATCGTCGTCCTTTCCGGCAAGGGCGGCGTGGGCAAGAGCACAGTAGCCGTAAATCTGGCTCAGGCTCTGGCCATGGCCGGGATGAAGACCGGTCTGCTGGACGTGGATGTCCACGGTCCGAGCATTCCCCGGCTGCTCAGCCTGAGCGGAAAGCATCCGCATATTGACGCCGGACGGCTGGAGCCCATTAATGCCGGTCCGAATTTGTGGGTCATGTCATTGGGCTTTTTATTGCCAAGCAACCGGGAACCCGTGATCTGGCGCGGTCCGGTAAAGATGGGGATGATCAAGCAGTTTTTGCGCGACGTGACCTGGGGCGATCTGGATTTCCTGGTCGTGGATTGTCCGCCCGGGACCGGGGACGAGCCCTTGTCCGTGCTCCAACTGCTGGGACCGTCGGCCAAGGCCCTGATCGTGACCACTCCTCAGGGCGTGGCCGTGGATGATGTCCGAAGATCCGTGACCTTTTGCGCCGAGGTGGGCAATCCTGTCTTGGGCATTGTGGAAAACATGAGTGGCCATGTCTGCGGCCATTGCGGTCATCTGGATGATATTTTCGGCAGCGGAGGAGGGCTGGCTCTTGCCGAGGAGATGGGCGTTCCTTTTCTGGGCAGGATCCCCCTGGATCCCGAAGTGGTCCGCTCCGGAGACGAAGGGTTCGCCTTCCTGCGCATCCACCAGGAAGGCCCTACGGCCCAGGCTTTACATCACATCATCAAGCCGATCCTGGCGATATCAACAGGCCAGCTGGCCTGA
- a CDS encoding hybrid sensor histidine kinase/response regulator has product MITDKKLLLVDDEEGIRRFLGLTLEDMGYEVKTAENGSIALEVFQDFQPSIVLTDIKMPVMDGIELMRRLKKDYPDVEVVIITGHGDLELAIEALKHEAADFITKPINDDVLEISLNRVREKIVMKRQLRNYTENLERLVEEKTQHIVKLERQTAAGQMVEKFSDFLSGITTEVENRTGLFNELPCLVSLHNKDLRVVACNSLFRERIGDCNGMNTPQMYAQETFADSECPVQATFQSGNGQRLKATLVGKDGTPIPVTAHTSPILDKEGEVGLVLSIAVDMTELSRLRDELLATQRKYQRLFDEVPCYITVLNPDFTVAETNRRFKEKFNEAEGLLCYREKKGREAPCADCLMQQTLQDGESHQTETVVTTKDGEQLNVLAISSPIRNAQGDIHQVIEMYTDITEIRRLQDHLTSLGIMLGSMSHGVKGLLTALDGGMYRLESGLKNDQPDQVADAMNTLKNIIGKVRKLVLDILYYAKSRDLEVQDFDAAKFLADTAALIRPRADKADVRFTFHAEENLGTFQIDAAALSAALVNFLENAVDACEGVEVEQRQVEFSASGTPDRVAITVKDQGQGMDKETREKIFTLFFSSKGSKGTGLGLFISNQTIEKHGGSIAVESEPGKGSTFTITLPRKQPLTCPSRRSPELKESGSE; this is encoded by the coding sequence ATGATCACGGACAAGAAATTACTGCTCGTCGACGACGAGGAGGGAATCAGACGCTTTCTGGGGCTGACCCTGGAAGACATGGGGTACGAGGTCAAAACCGCAGAGAACGGAAGTATCGCCCTGGAAGTCTTCCAAGACTTCCAGCCTTCCATCGTGCTCACCGACATCAAGATGCCGGTCATGGACGGAATTGAGCTGATGCGGCGGCTCAAGAAAGACTATCCCGACGTGGAGGTGGTGATCATCACCGGCCACGGCGACCTGGAACTGGCCATCGAGGCTCTGAAACACGAAGCCGCCGACTTCATCACCAAACCCATCAACGACGATGTGCTGGAAATCTCCCTGAACCGCGTTCGGGAAAAGATCGTGATGAAACGTCAGTTGCGAAACTACACGGAGAACCTCGAACGGCTCGTGGAAGAAAAAACCCAGCACATCGTCAAGCTGGAACGCCAGACCGCCGCCGGCCAGATGGTGGAAAAATTCAGTGATTTTTTATCCGGAATCACAACCGAGGTGGAAAATCGAACCGGGCTCTTCAACGAGCTGCCCTGCCTCGTCTCCCTACATAACAAGGATCTGCGGGTCGTGGCCTGCAACAGTCTGTTCAGAGAGCGCATCGGCGATTGCAACGGCATGAACACGCCCCAGATGTACGCCCAGGAGACCTTTGCCGATTCCGAATGTCCCGTCCAGGCGACCTTTCAGTCCGGGAACGGTCAGCGCCTCAAAGCGACCCTGGTCGGCAAGGACGGAACGCCGATCCCGGTCACGGCGCATACCTCGCCGATCCTGGACAAGGAAGGGGAGGTCGGGCTGGTCCTGAGCATTGCCGTGGATATGACGGAACTCAGTCGTCTTCGGGACGAACTGCTGGCCACCCAACGCAAATACCAGCGCCTCTTCGACGAAGTCCCCTGCTATATTACGGTGCTAAACCCGGACTTCACCGTCGCGGAGACTAACCGCCGCTTCAAGGAGAAGTTCAACGAGGCCGAAGGGCTGCTGTGTTACCGGGAAAAGAAGGGCAGGGAAGCGCCCTGCGCGGACTGCCTGATGCAGCAAACGCTTCAGGACGGTGAGTCGCACCAGACGGAAACCGTGGTCACCACCAAGGATGGAGAGCAGCTTAACGTACTGGCGATTTCCTCGCCCATTCGCAATGCCCAGGGTGATATTCATCAGGTCATTGAAATGTACACGGACATCACCGAAATTCGCCGCCTCCAGGACCATCTGACCTCCCTGGGCATCATGCTCGGCTCCATGTCCCATGGGGTCAAGGGACTACTCACGGCCCTGGACGGAGGCATGTACCGCCTGGAATCCGGCCTGAAAAACGACCAGCCCGACCAGGTCGCGGACGCCATGAACACTTTGAAAAATATCATCGGCAAGGTCCGCAAGCTGGTGCTGGACATCCTCTACTACGCCAAGTCCCGGGATCTCGAAGTTCAGGACTTCGACGCGGCGAAATTCCTTGCTGACACTGCCGCACTGATCCGCCCACGAGCGGACAAGGCCGACGTCCGCTTCACCTTTCATGCCGAAGAAAACCTCGGCACCTTTCAGATCGACGCCGCAGCCCTGTCCGCGGCCCTGGTCAATTTCCTGGAGAACGCGGTGGATGCCTGCGAAGGAGTTGAAGTCGAACAACGCCAAGTCGAGTTTTCAGCCTCGGGAACCCCGGATCGCGTCGCCATTACGGTCAAGGACCAGGGCCAAGGCATGGACAAGGAAACCCGAGAGAAAATTTTCACCCTCTTCTTTTCTTCCAAAGGCAGCAAGGGCACCGGCCTGGGCCTCTTCATCTCCAACCAGACCATCGAAAAACATGGCGGCTCCATCGCCGTTGAATCCGAACCCGGCAAAGGGAGCACCTTCACCATCACCCTGCCTCGCAAACAACCGCTGACTTGTCCAAGTCGGCGATCGCCCGAGCTGAAAGAGTCCGGCTCTGAATAG
- the divK gene encoding DVU0259 family response regulator domain-containing protein: MAKKIMVVDDDKEITSYLTQLFKDNGYETVEANDGSEAHDIVAKEKPDLITLDLEMPNEWGPRFYRKLTQNPELKKIPIIVISGLPSNQYAIQKAVASLTKPFDRDELMKIVKQTIG; this comes from the coding sequence GTGGCGAAGAAAATCATGGTCGTCGACGACGACAAGGAAATCACCTCGTACCTGACCCAGTTGTTCAAGGACAACGGCTATGAAACCGTGGAAGCCAACGACGGCTCAGAGGCCCACGACATCGTGGCCAAGGAAAAACCGGACCTGATCACCCTTGACCTGGAAATGCCCAATGAATGGGGTCCTCGTTTTTACCGCAAACTGACCCAGAACCCGGAACTGAAGAAAATCCCGATCATCGTGATCAGCGGCCTGCCGTCCAACCAGTATGCAATCCAAAAGGCCGTCGCCAGCCTGACCAAGCCGTTCGACCGCGACGAACTGATGAAGATCGTCAAGCAGACCATCGGCTGA